In Chelonia mydas isolate rCheMyd1 chromosome 28, rCheMyd1.pri.v2, whole genome shotgun sequence, a single window of DNA contains:
- the LOC119563568 gene encoding zinc finger protein 883-like: protein MVSEKEGQNLQQMDAEQVEPHRMLLQRFKGNVSRRLEEGKLYESQHRPESQPGEKEGKSITCQATHKDLRGTTGQHTNLTEEGKNTCTECGKNFRGRSGLSNHKRIHTGERPYECSECGKTFTQSSHLIRHERIHTRERPYECCECRKSFTRNSDLITHQRIHTGERPYICSVCGKTFAQRSALTKHQRIHTGERPYECSECGKSYTRSSDLITHQRIHTGERPYECSECGKTFTWRSALTTHQSIHTGERPYECRECGETFAQRSAHIRHQKIHAGERPYECCECRKSFTESSHLITHQQIHTGEKPYECCECGKRFSQSSYLTKHQRIHTGERPYQCRECGKSFTESSHLITHQRIHAGGRCHECSECGKSFAEHSTLTKHQRIHTREKHHQCTECGKTFSRRSHLMNHGRIHTGERPYECSECGKTFTWHSALRHQRIHSGERPYECSECGKCFTESSQLARHQKVHKGNDKP, encoded by the exons ATGGTGAGTGAGAAGGAGGGTCAGAATCTTCAGCAGATGGATGCTGAGCAAGTGGAACCACACAGGATGTTATTGCAGAGATTCAAAGGGAATGTGTCCAGACGTCTTGAGGAAGGAAAACTGTATGAgagtcagcacaggccagagagccaGCCAGGGGAGAAAGAGGGTAAATCCATTACTTGTCAGGCAACTCACAAAGACCTCAGGGGAACCACAGGACAGCACACAAACCTCacagaagagggaaaaaacacatgcactgagtgtgggaaaaacttccgAGGACGCTCAGGCCTTAGTAATCATAAGAGAATCCatacgggagagagaccctatgaatgcagtgagtgcgggaaaaccttcactcAGAGTTCTCACCTCATTAGACATGAGAGAATCCACACTCGGGAGAGACCCTACGAATGCTGTGAGTGCAGGAAAAGCTTCACTCGGAACTCAgaccttattacacatcagagaattCACACAGGGGAGCGGCCCTACATATGCTCTGTGTGTGGGAAAACCTTCGCTCAGCGCTCAGCCCTTACtaaacatcagaggatccacactggggagagaccctatgaatgcagcgagtgtgggaaaagctatACTCGGAGCTCAGACCTTATTACACATcaaagaatccacacaggggagagaccctatgaatgcagtgagtgtgggaaaacctttaCTTGGCGCTCAGCCCTTACTACACATCAGagtatccacacaggggagagaccctatgaatgcagAGAGTGTGGGGAAACCTTTGCTCAGCGCTCAGCTCATATTAGACACCAGAAAATCCatgcaggggagaggccctatgaatgctgtgagtgtagGAAAAGCTTTACTGAGAGCTCACACCTCATCACACATCAgcaaatccacacaggagagaagccctacgaatgctgtgagtgtgggaaacgcTTCAGTCAGAGCTCATACCTTactaaacatcagagaatccacacgggagagagaccctatcaATGCCGTGAGTGCGGGAAAAG cttcactgaGAGTTCAcaccttattacacatcagagaatccacgcAGGCGGGCGCTGccatgaatgcagtgagtgtgggaaaagcttcgcTGAGCACTCAACCCTCACTAAACATCAGCGCATCCACACAAGAGAGAAACACCATCAGTGcactgagtgcgggaaaaccttctcTCGACGCTCACATCTCATGAATCATGGGAGAATCCACACCggggagagaccctatgaatgcagcgagtgcgggaaaaccttcacttGGCACTCAGCCCTtagacatcagagaatccacagtggggagagaccctatgaatgcagCGAGTGCGGGAAATGCTTTACTGAGAGCTCACAACTTGCTAGGCATCAGAAAGTCCACAAGGGAAATGATAAACCATAA